A part of Propioniciclava coleopterorum genomic DNA contains:
- a CDS encoding pyridoxal-phosphate dependent enzyme, whose translation MKYVSTRAVTDADARPFCDILLEGLAPDGGLYVPQAYPHVDAETLEAWRAVLAEEGYAALAARVLELFVDDIDPADLRRLCERAYGPDRFDLDGVVGLTDLGDGLLLGHLSQGPTAAFKDMAMQLLGELFEYELERRDQTLTILGATSGDTGSAAEHAMLGKDRVTVFMLTPAGRMTPFQQAQMFSIDDPAIVNVAVEGVFDDCQDLVKAVNADAGFKAAHRIGAVNSMNWGRVVAQIVYYVALTLQATDGPGQRVSFAVPSGNFGNICAGHVARSMGLPIADLILATNENNVLAEFFATGTYRVRGRPRRTPPPARRWTSPRHPTSSGSSPTCSGATAPASPNSSARRWPPSALSASPARRRSPGSGTATASWPAPRRTPTGWRRSGPSTRAAAS comes from the coding sequence GTGAAATACGTCTCGACCCGCGCCGTCACGGACGCCGACGCCCGGCCCTTCTGCGACATCCTGCTGGAGGGCCTGGCGCCCGACGGCGGGCTCTACGTGCCGCAGGCCTACCCGCACGTCGACGCCGAGACGCTCGAGGCGTGGCGCGCGGTGCTGGCCGAGGAGGGGTACGCAGCGCTGGCCGCCCGCGTCCTGGAGCTGTTCGTCGACGACATCGACCCGGCCGACCTGCGCCGGCTGTGCGAGCGCGCCTACGGCCCCGACCGCTTCGACCTCGACGGCGTCGTCGGGCTGACCGACCTGGGCGACGGCCTGCTGCTCGGCCACCTGTCCCAGGGGCCGACCGCCGCGTTCAAGGACATGGCGATGCAGCTGCTGGGCGAGCTCTTCGAGTACGAGCTCGAGCGCCGCGACCAGACGCTGACGATCCTCGGGGCGACCAGCGGCGACACCGGCTCGGCCGCCGAGCACGCGATGCTCGGCAAGGACCGGGTCACGGTGTTCATGCTCACCCCCGCCGGACGCATGACCCCGTTCCAGCAGGCGCAGATGTTCAGCATCGACGACCCGGCGATCGTCAACGTCGCCGTCGAGGGCGTCTTCGACGACTGCCAGGATCTGGTCAAGGCGGTCAACGCCGACGCAGGGTTCAAGGCAGCCCACCGCATCGGCGCGGTCAACTCGATGAACTGGGGCCGGGTGGTCGCGCAGATCGTGTACTACGTGGCGCTCACCCTGCAGGCCACGGACGGCCCGGGGCAGCGGGTCAGCTTCGCGGTGCCCAGCGGGAACTTCGGCAACATCTGCGCCGGCCACGTCGCGCGCAGCATGGGGCTCCCGATCGCCGACCTGATCCTGGCCACCAACGAGAACAACGTGCTGGCGGAGTTCTTCGCCACCGGCACCTACCGCGTCCGGGGGCGGCCGAGACGCACGCCACCTCCAGCCCGTCGATGGACATCTCCAAGGCATCCAACGTCGAGCGGTTCGTCGCCGACCTGCTCGGGCGCGACGGCGCCCGCGTCGCCGAACTCTTCGGCCCGACGCTGGCCACCGAGCGCGCTTTCGGCCTCGCCGGCGAGGAGGCGTTCGCCGGGGTCCGGGACCGCTACGGCTTCGTGGCCGGCTCCTCGACGCACGCCGACCGGGTGGCGGCGATCCGGGCCGAGCACGCGCGCAGCGGCGTCGTGA
- a CDS encoding TetR/AcrR family transcriptional regulator yields MRASKRDHIVDAATALIRRDGVRAASIAKIIAASESSAGSVYHHFANKNEIVLAVARKALVEPLEATLAAQEGQALSPGTLLRLLSGAVVDGTVDSSLIVQLWAGAADEPQLGLIVREQMEGVRRRATAGLVTYLREQGVADAELRANLLAVLTMGQMMGLLAQRTMIPDFDQVAYLQAASRMLDAAALGRLPA; encoded by the coding sequence ATGCGGGCCAGCAAGCGCGACCACATCGTCGACGCCGCCACCGCGCTGATCAGGCGCGATGGGGTTCGCGCGGCCTCCATCGCGAAGATCATCGCCGCCTCCGAGAGCTCTGCCGGCAGCGTCTACCACCACTTCGCCAACAAGAACGAGATCGTCCTCGCCGTCGCCCGCAAGGCCCTGGTGGAGCCGCTGGAGGCGACGCTGGCCGCCCAGGAGGGCCAGGCGCTGTCGCCGGGCACGCTGCTGCGGCTGCTGTCCGGCGCGGTCGTCGACGGGACGGTCGACTCCTCCCTGATCGTGCAGCTGTGGGCGGGTGCGGCCGACGAGCCCCAGCTTGGCCTCATCGTGCGCGAGCAGATGGAGGGGGTGCGCCGCCGCGCCACCGCGGGGCTCGTCACCTACCTGCGCGAGCAGGGGGTCGCCGACGCGGAGCTGCGGGCCAACCTGCTGGCCGTGCTCACCATGGGGCAGATGATGGGGCTGCTCGCGCAGCGCACCATGATCCCCGACTTCGACCAGGTCGCCTACCTGCAGGCCGCCTCCCGGATGCTCGACGCCGCCGCCCTGGGACGCCTCCCCGCGTGA